The Thermoleophilum album genome includes a window with the following:
- the leuD gene encoding 3-isopropylmalate dehydratase small subunit, with the protein MKPISVIEGGVTVLDRPNVDTDQIVPKQFLKRIERTGFGEFLFYDWRQEPGFELPRNPILATGPNFGCGSSREHAPWAIQDYGFEAIIAPSFADIFYSNCTKIGLLPVVLEEHEVRAVMSAGRARIDLPAQTVSWPGGEATFEIDPEVKHRLLNGLDDIAVTLAQADAIERYERERERPGPVTTSLV; encoded by the coding sequence GTGAAGCCGATCAGCGTGATCGAGGGCGGTGTGACGGTGCTCGACCGCCCCAACGTCGATACCGACCAGATCGTCCCCAAACAGTTCCTGAAGCGGATCGAACGAACGGGGTTCGGCGAATTCCTTTTTTACGACTGGCGTCAGGAACCGGGCTTCGAGTTGCCGCGTAACCCGATCCTCGCTACCGGACCGAACTTCGGTTGCGGATCGTCGCGCGAGCACGCCCCGTGGGCGATCCAGGATTACGGCTTCGAGGCGATCATCGCCCCGAGCTTCGCCGACATCTTCTACTCCAACTGCACGAAGATCGGGCTGTTGCCGGTTGTGCTCGAGGAGCACGAGGTGCGCGCGGTGATGAGCGCCGGTCGAGCCCGCATCGATCTTCCCGCACAAACCGTGAGCTGGCCTGGCGGCGAGGCGACCTTCGAGATCGATCCCGAGGTCAAGCACCGCCTTTTGAACGGTCTCGACGACATCGCGGTGACGCTCGCTCAGGCCGACGCGATCGAGCGCTACGAGCGCGAGCGCGAGCGGCCGGGTCCGGTCACGACCAGCTTGGTTTGA
- the leuC gene encoding 3-isopropylmalate dehydratase large subunit, with product MGKTMFDKIWEAHEVAEGLIYIDLHLVHEVTSPQAFEGLRLAGRRVRRPDRTLATADHNVPTDGARSAAEIRDLLSRKQVETLERNCREFGIPIFSIGSKRQGIVHVIGPELGVTQPGMTIVCGDSHTSTHGAFGALAFGIGTSEVEHVLATQTLRQRKPRSMRIRYEGELGYGVTAKDLILGTIGRIGVDGGVGYVIEYAGPVIERLPMEGRMTICNMTIEGGGRAGMIAPDDRTFEWLEGRPAAPDPLPVDEWLALRSDPDAVFDREVVIDASELAPQVTWGTTPAMVVDVTGRVPEPRNPAEERALEYMGLEPGTPIQDIAIDRVFIGSCTNSRLRDLREAAEIVAGRKVAPGVRAMVVPGSMQVREQAEREGLDKIFRDAGFEWRTAGCSMCLGMNPDVAGPGERVASTSNRNFEGRQGRGARSHLVSPRMAAAAAIEGHFVDIRNWN from the coding sequence ATGGGCAAGACGATGTTCGACAAGATCTGGGAGGCGCACGAGGTCGCCGAGGGGCTGATCTACATCGACCTGCACTTGGTCCACGAGGTGACCTCGCCGCAGGCCTTCGAAGGCCTGCGGCTCGCGGGGAGGCGCGTCCGGCGGCCCGATCGTACGCTCGCGACGGCCGACCACAACGTGCCCACCGATGGCGCCCGGAGCGCCGCGGAGATCCGCGACCTGCTCTCGCGCAAGCAGGTCGAGACGCTCGAGCGAAACTGCCGCGAGTTTGGGATCCCGATCTTCTCGATCGGCTCTAAACGCCAAGGGATCGTGCACGTGATCGGCCCCGAGTTGGGCGTGACGCAGCCGGGCATGACGATCGTCTGCGGGGACTCGCACACCTCGACGCACGGCGCGTTCGGAGCGCTCGCGTTCGGGATCGGGACGAGCGAGGTCGAGCACGTGTTGGCGACGCAAACCCTTCGCCAACGCAAGCCGCGCTCGATGCGGATCCGCTACGAGGGCGAGCTCGGCTACGGGGTTACCGCCAAGGACTTGATCTTGGGCACGATCGGCCGCATCGGCGTCGATGGCGGTGTCGGATATGTGATCGAGTACGCCGGCCCGGTAATCGAGCGCCTGCCGATGGAGGGGCGGATGACGATCTGCAACATGACGATCGAGGGCGGTGGGCGCGCCGGCATGATCGCTCCGGACGACCGCACCTTCGAGTGGCTGGAGGGGCGTCCAGCGGCGCCGGATCCCTTGCCGGTGGACGAGTGGCTGGCGCTGCGCAGCGATCCCGACGCCGTTTTCGACCGCGAGGTTGTGATCGACGCTTCCGAACTCGCACCGCAGGTTACGTGGGGCACGACGCCGGCGATGGTGGTCGACGTCACGGGGCGCGTCCCCGAGCCGCGCAACCCCGCCGAAGAGCGGGCGCTCGAGTACATGGGTTTGGAACCGGGCACGCCGATCCAGGACATTGCGATCGACCGGGTGTTCATCGGTTCCTGCACGAACTCGCGTCTGCGCGACCTGCGCGAGGCAGCGGAGATAGTCGCGGGTCGCAAGGTCGCTCCCGGAGTGCGGGCGATGGTCGTGCCCGGGTCGATGCAGGTTCGCGAGCAGGCGGAACGGGAAGGTCTCGACAAGATCTTCCGAGACGCCGGTTTCGAGTGGCGGACGGCGGGCTGTTCGATGTGCCTGGGAATGAACCCCGACGTCGCCGGACCGGGTGAGCGCGTCGCCTCAACGTCGAACCGCAACTTCGAGGGGCGTCAGGGACGTGGCGCTCGTTCGCACCTCGTCAGCCCACGCATGGCTGCTGCGGCCGCGATCGAGGGTCACTTCGTCGACATCCGCAACTGGAACTGA
- a CDS encoding helix-turn-helix domain-containing protein yields the protein MAGVDAVANDSPYATRPAAAASSGAAAPAAPLAAATFGARVRALREASRLSLRELAERSGVSAPMLSQVERGETSPTLSVAARIANGLGLSLSQVLRIDESVGIVVVRADRRRRGGEHDGHSYEVLTPPLPGERVEVSLHRLAPGAATGGPDDPPLHGPGSRETVFVQKGRVQLAIAGETHELGVGDAATFDADLPHHFRNPGRGSAEFLAVVTAALGRR from the coding sequence ATGGCTGGGGTAGACGCCGTGGCTAACGATTCGCCGTACGCGACCCGCCCGGCGGCAGCGGCTTCGTCAGGGGCGGCCGCTCCTGCCGCGCCGCTGGCCGCCGCCACGTTCGGTGCGCGCGTGCGCGCGCTTCGCGAGGCGAGCCGGCTGTCGTTGCGCGAGCTAGCCGAGCGGTCGGGAGTGTCGGCACCGATGCTCTCGCAAGTCGAGCGCGGTGAGACGAGCCCCACACTGAGCGTCGCTGCCCGCATTGCCAACGGGCTCGGTCTGTCGCTCTCGCAGGTGCTGCGGATCGATGAGAGCGTTGGCATCGTCGTGGTCCGGGCTGATCGGCGCCGGCGGGGTGGCGAGCACGACGGCCACAGCTACGAGGTGTTGACGCCACCGCTGCCTGGTGAGCGCGTCGAAGTCTCGTTGCATCGACTGGCGCCGGGTGCGGCGACCGGCGGCCCCGACGATCCGCCCTTGCACGGTCCCGGTAGTCGCGAGACCGTCTTCGTTCAGAAAGGGCGCGTGCAACTAGCGATCGCCGGGGAAACGCACGAACTAGGAGTCGGCGATGCGGCCACTTTCGATGCCGACCTTCCCCACCACTTCCGCAATCCCGGCCGAGGGAGTGCCGAGTTTCTCGCCGTGGTAACCGCTGCTCTCGGGAGGCGCTGA
- a CDS encoding PucR family transcriptional regulator, translated as MGSEAGEAQSAPTDRATQGAHVVAPPGRPNEAPWRRLPPAIAQALAPHTASVVEDIIRAIRRDVPEYRRPLDGPFGQALRLGVEEALRRFLAMIGSDQPAAGETEVYVQLGRAEARSGRGIDALLAAYRVGARVAWRRFAEIGTGAGVAPSILYDLAESIFAYIDELSAESIEGYALEQADSLGERQQRRQRLLTLLLADAPEPSLVRAAAEQCGWRLPETIAVVLTDARAVAVSGRLGERALVAQHEEFTCAIVADPSAPGARAELVRALATASAVVGPEVGVLAAARSYEGARRLLPLVRSGALGGAGGPLFADEHPLALLLAADHDALARVTRRAFRAFAGLPERSRERLERTLAAWLAERGRIDRVAKRLGVHPQTVRYRLSRLRELLGPELEDPQARLELELALRAKQLGLA; from the coding sequence ATGGGGTCCGAGGCAGGCGAGGCGCAGTCTGCGCCGACCGACCGCGCGACGCAAGGAGCACACGTGGTCGCGCCGCCCGGTCGCCCGAACGAGGCCCCCTGGCGGCGGCTCCCGCCGGCGATCGCGCAGGCGCTCGCGCCACACACGGCGAGCGTGGTGGAAGACATCATTCGTGCGATCCGGCGCGACGTGCCGGAGTACCGGCGCCCCCTCGACGGACCTTTCGGACAGGCCTTGCGCCTCGGCGTGGAAGAGGCCTTGCGGCGCTTCTTGGCGATGATCGGGAGCGATCAGCCGGCGGCCGGGGAAACCGAGGTCTACGTACAGCTGGGGCGCGCGGAGGCTCGTTCGGGGCGCGGTATCGACGCTCTGCTCGCGGCCTATCGCGTCGGCGCGCGGGTGGCCTGGCGACGCTTCGCCGAGATCGGGACGGGCGCGGGTGTCGCCCCGAGCATTCTCTACGACCTCGCCGAGTCGATCTTCGCCTACATCGACGAGCTGTCGGCGGAGTCGATCGAGGGCTACGCGCTCGAGCAGGCGGACTCGCTGGGCGAGCGCCAACAACGCCGCCAGCGACTCTTGACGCTCTTGCTCGCCGACGCCCCGGAGCCGTCGCTGGTGCGGGCCGCTGCCGAGCAGTGCGGCTGGCGGTTGCCGGAGACGATCGCCGTGGTCCTCACCGATGCGCGCGCGGTAGCCGTTTCGGGACGTTTGGGCGAGCGTGCGCTGGTTGCCCAGCACGAGGAGTTCACGTGCGCGATCGTCGCCGACCCGAGTGCTCCCGGCGCGCGCGCGGAGCTCGTCCGGGCACTCGCGACGGCAAGCGCCGTGGTCGGTCCGGAGGTGGGGGTGCTAGCGGCGGCCCGTAGTTACGAGGGAGCACGGCGCCTCTTGCCGCTCGTGCGTTCGGGTGCGCTCGGCGGGGCCGGCGGGCCGCTGTTCGCCGACGAACATCCGCTGGCGCTGCTGTTGGCTGCCGACCACGACGCCTTGGCGCGCGTGACGCGTCGCGCGTTCCGAGCGTTCGCTGGTTTGCCGGAGCGCAGCCGCGAGCGCCTCGAGCGGACACTCGCCGCGTGGCTTGCCGAGCGTGGTCGGATTGACCGCGTCGCCAAGCGGCTCGGCGTCCACCCACAAACTGTGCGTTACCGGCTGTCGCGCCTGCGGGAACTGCTCGGGCCGGAGCTCGAGGATCCGCAGGCACGTCTGGAGCTCGAGTTGGCGTTGCGCGCCAAGCAACTGGGCCTCGCTTAA
- a CDS encoding acyl-CoA desaturase — MGNSQGPTATTTRPSSDSREHAYGAATGGRNHHPSSVRQSQKPPSPAREHEDGQLPLAHKLTILGGVIVPFAGTIAAVVLLWNQFVFAHDLVMLAVGYVLSALGITVGFHRYFTHRSFETKPFVRYTLAVLGSAAVQGPVIGWVADHRRHHAHSDQDGDPHSPHVGHGRGLRGALKGLYWAHMGWLFDGSTRGNRQRYAPELFEDRGIVLIDRLFVPIVAASLVLPFGLGWLIGGSLTSALTGLVWGGLVRIFFLHHITWSINSVCHFFGRRRFETEDRSTNVFWLALPSMGESWHHNHHAFPRSAEHGLRWWEIDVSALVIKGLERLGLAWNVVRVQPERQRQRLAANET, encoded by the coding sequence ATGGGCAATTCACAGGGACCGACGGCAACCACAACGCGACCGAGCAGCGACAGTCGTGAACACGCTTACGGCGCCGCTACCGGTGGGCGCAACCACCACCCGAGCTCGGTGCGGCAGTCGCAAAAACCGCCATCGCCTGCCCGCGAGCACGAAGACGGTCAGCTGCCGCTCGCTCACAAGCTAACGATCCTCGGCGGCGTGATCGTCCCCTTCGCGGGAACGATCGCTGCCGTCGTTCTGTTGTGGAACCAATTCGTTTTCGCTCACGATCTGGTGATGCTCGCGGTCGGTTACGTGCTGTCCGCACTCGGTATCACCGTCGGTTTCCACCGGTACTTCACGCACCGCTCGTTCGAGACCAAGCCGTTCGTGCGCTACACGCTCGCGGTCCTGGGCTCGGCGGCGGTGCAGGGACCGGTGATCGGCTGGGTCGCCGACCATCGCCGTCACCACGCGCACTCCGACCAGGATGGCGACCCCCACAGCCCGCACGTCGGGCACGGGCGCGGTCTGCGGGGTGCTCTCAAGGGTCTCTACTGGGCGCACATGGGCTGGCTGTTCGACGGCAGCACGCGCGGCAATCGTCAGCGCTACGCCCCCGAGCTGTTCGAGGACCGCGGGATAGTTCTCATCGACCGCCTCTTCGTCCCGATCGTCGCTGCCAGCTTGGTCCTGCCGTTTGGCCTGGGCTGGCTGATCGGCGGATCGCTGACCAGCGCTCTAACGGGTCTCGTCTGGGGCGGCCTGGTTCGGATCTTCTTCCTCCACCACATCACCTGGAGCATCAACTCGGTCTGCCACTTCTTCGGCCGCCGGCGTTTCGAGACCGAGGACCGCTCGACCAACGTCTTCTGGCTAGCGCTGCCCTCAATGGGCGAGTCTTGGCACCACAACCACCACGCTTTCCCGCGATCGGCCGAACACGGCCTGCGCTGGTGGGAGATCGACGTCTCGGCGCTCGTGATCAAGGGGCTCGAACGGCTCGGACTGGCGTGGAACGTGGTCCGCGTCCAGCCGGAGCGTCAGCGTCAGCGACTGGCTGCGAACGAGACCTAG
- a CDS encoding iron-containing alcohol dehydrogenase codes for MNSGSGRAGHSAAVELLAGSASFAWSNDGRLIRFGWGARRELADLLDARGFREVVFVTGRSAVNASWLESTGRPIVRVGIGLVEELAGKLLEQLRGNDLVAVGGGRVIDCAKAVAAVTGGRCAAVPTTLSGAELTGFHRLPRGYEGARTVRPELVVWDPELLASAPPRLLAESAGNALAHALEALYTRLATPVATASALLATETLACGLEGLAALRAPAAGEPTSVPGADQDPERGLYTTLASGGLLAGWASGEAGIAFHHALCQTLVRVLGSSHAATNAAVLPASAGRAARYAPTAVDAWLAALARGSAVLRGEEDAAAMPRAQALSRLRELLAAAGARPPCELLALARQRPLSERVAQRLRQIAARVQAHPATTATAFPVSEEDVVATIRDAADLWLAYADPADAAGDPEDAANSAHAAASPADAAADSGTSPPNDR; via the coding sequence GTGAACTCGGGCAGCGGCCGCGCCGGCCACTCGGCGGCGGTCGAACTGCTCGCCGGCAGTGCGTCGTTCGCGTGGTCGAATGACGGCCGCCTGATCCGGTTCGGCTGGGGGGCGCGCCGGGAGCTCGCTGACCTGCTCGATGCCCGCGGGTTCCGCGAGGTCGTGTTCGTAACCGGCCGATCGGCCGTCAACGCGAGCTGGCTTGAGAGCACGGGACGTCCGATCGTGCGGGTCGGCATAGGTCTCGTCGAGGAGCTCGCGGGCAAGCTCCTGGAACAGCTGCGCGGCAACGATCTGGTGGCGGTCGGCGGGGGCCGCGTGATCGATTGCGCGAAGGCCGTCGCAGCGGTCACGGGCGGACGCTGCGCCGCCGTTCCGACGACGCTGAGCGGGGCCGAGCTGACCGGGTTCCACCGTCTCCCCCGCGGGTACGAAGGTGCCCGGACGGTACGACCCGAGCTCGTCGTTTGGGACCCCGAGCTGCTCGCCTCAGCGCCGCCGCGGCTGCTCGCTGAGAGCGCCGGCAACGCCCTCGCTCACGCGCTGGAGGCGCTCTACACGCGGCTTGCGACTCCGGTCGCGACGGCATCCGCCTTGCTCGCCACCGAAACCTTGGCCTGCGGACTGGAAGGGCTTGCCGCGCTGCGCGCCCCGGCCGCTGGGGAGCCCACCTCGGTGCCCGGCGCCGATCAGGACCCCGAACGGGGTCTTTACACCACGCTCGCCAGCGGCGGGCTACTGGCCGGCTGGGCCTCGGGCGAGGCGGGGATCGCCTTCCATCACGCGCTCTGTCAGACCCTCGTGCGCGTGTTGGGCTCTTCGCATGCAGCTACCAACGCCGCGGTGCTGCCGGCTAGCGCGGGTCGGGCCGCCCGTTACGCGCCGACCGCCGTCGATGCCTGGCTAGCGGCGCTGGCGCGCGGTTCAGCGGTGCTGCGGGGCGAGGAAGACGCCGCCGCGATGCCGCGCGCGCAGGCGTTGAGCAGGCTGCGTGAGCTATTGGCTGCTGCCGGCGCCAGGCCGCCGTGCGAGCTGCTAGCGCTCGCCCGTCAGCGGCCTCTGAGCGAGCGAGTCGCCCAGCGACTGCGGCAGATCGCCGCGCGCGTGCAGGCGCACCCAGCGACCACGGCCACCGCGTTTCCAGTCAGCGAGGAGGACGTGGTGGCGACGATCCGCGACGCAGCCGACCTCTGGCTCGCTTACGCTGACCCTGCGGACGCAGCCGGCGACCCCGAGGATGCAGCCAACTCTGCCCACGCGGCCGCCTCCCCTGCGGACGCAGCCGCCGACAGCGGCACGAGCCCGCCGAACGACCGCTAG
- a CDS encoding 2-isopropylmalate synthase: protein MSEARTDKPERRPENRVLVFDTTLRDGEQSPGISLNPQEKLEIAHQLARLGVDVIEAGFPITSPGDFEAVQLIAREVEGPVICALARTAKQDIDAAWNAIKDAERPRIHTFIATSDIHIERKLQTTREDVKGQARAAVAYARELCDDVEFSPEDGSRSDVEFMAEVIQIAIDEGATTINVPDTVGYTMPHEYAEMFRRLYELVPDLHKVTVSVHCHNDLGLAVANSLAGLMAGCRQVECAVNGIGERAGNAALEEIVMLLHTREPTLGLWTAINTREIARTSRLVSRLTGYPVQPNKAIVGRNAFAHEAGIHQDGVLKDRTTYEIMDARTIGLESNQIVLGKHSGRHALRKALEELGLRVDGAALNQAFQRFKEIADKKKQVTALDLEAIVSDEIKHRPQAYELVAFDVEASSRRAPLARVEVRTPDGETVSGSFTGDGPVDALFSAINAAIGREARLREYRVGAVTGGRDALGEVTVQIELDGRVASGVGVSTDIIEASGKAYVRALSNALADSAAAEAEHHLQRAAREAPTP, encoded by the coding sequence GTGAGCGAAGCAAGAACCGACAAGCCCGAACGCCGACCGGAAAATCGCGTACTGGTCTTCGACACGACCCTTCGTGACGGCGAGCAGTCGCCGGGCATTTCGCTGAACCCGCAAGAGAAGCTCGAGATCGCGCACCAGCTGGCGCGTCTCGGGGTGGACGTGATCGAGGCGGGCTTCCCGATCACCTCGCCCGGCGACTTCGAGGCGGTGCAGCTGATCGCGCGCGAGGTCGAGGGTCCCGTGATCTGCGCGCTCGCGCGCACGGCGAAGCAGGACATCGACGCCGCTTGGAACGCCATCAAGGACGCCGAGCGGCCGCGCATCCACACGTTCATCGCGACCTCCGACATCCACATCGAGCGCAAGCTCCAGACCACGCGCGAGGACGTAAAGGGCCAGGCGCGAGCAGCGGTGGCTTATGCGCGTGAGCTTTGCGACGACGTCGAGTTTTCGCCCGAGGACGGGTCGCGCTCGGACGTCGAGTTCATGGCGGAGGTAATCCAAATCGCGATCGACGAGGGCGCGACCACGATCAACGTTCCGGACACCGTCGGCTACACGATGCCGCACGAGTACGCCGAGATGTTCCGGCGGCTCTACGAGCTGGTGCCGGACCTGCACAAGGTCACGGTCTCGGTGCACTGCCACAACGATCTCGGCTTGGCGGTCGCGAACTCCCTTGCCGGCTTGATGGCCGGTTGCCGACAGGTCGAGTGCGCGGTGAACGGCATCGGTGAACGCGCGGGCAACGCGGCGCTCGAAGAGATCGTGATGCTCCTGCACACCCGCGAGCCAACGCTCGGTCTTTGGACCGCGATCAACACGCGGGAGATCGCGCGCACCAGCCGCCTCGTTTCGCGTCTCACGGGCTACCCGGTGCAACCGAACAAGGCGATCGTGGGGCGCAACGCCTTCGCCCACGAAGCCGGGATCCACCAAGACGGCGTGCTCAAGGACCGCACCACCTACGAGATCATGGATGCGCGCACGATCGGCCTCGAATCGAACCAGATCGTGCTCGGCAAGCACTCCGGACGGCACGCTCTGCGCAAGGCTCTGGAGGAACTCGGACTGCGCGTCGACGGGGCCGCTCTCAACCAGGCGTTCCAGCGCTTCAAGGAGATCGCCGACAAGAAGAAGCAGGTGACGGCGCTCGACCTCGAAGCGATCGTCTCTGACGAGATCAAGCATCGCCCGCAGGCTTACGAGCTTGTGGCGTTTGACGTGGAGGCATCTTCGCGGCGAGCTCCACTTGCGCGCGTCGAGGTCCGCACGCCGGATGGCGAGACGGTGTCGGGGAGTTTCACCGGCGATGGGCCGGTCGATGCGCTGTTCAGCGCCATCAACGCTGCGATCGGGCGCGAGGCGCGTCTGCGCGAGTACCGCGTCGGCGCCGTGACCGGCGGGCGTGACGCGCTCGGCGAGGTCACCGTCCAGATCGAGCTCGACGGTCGCGTGGCGAGCGGCGTGGGCGTCTCCACCGACATCATCGAGGCGTCGGGGAAGGCGTACGTCCGCGCGCTTTCGAACGCTCTCGCCGATTCGGCCGCCGCGGAAGCGGAACACCACCTCCAGCGCGCCGCGCGCGAGGCGCCGACTCCGTGA
- a CDS encoding SDR family NAD(P)-dependent oxidoreductase — MDLCGKSLVVVGGTGEIGRVLVRALAERGARPRVIGRNTVQLEQVARFAERTARLDLRDSFAARRALAEVTDDAGCDGLLLCAGRVAFAETGKLPAPLVRELFEVNLLGAISVIEAALPLIRTPGVVAALTGAVVRTRPARMAHYVAAKAGLSAYLDVLRREHRRRGLLVVDAQPPHVETGFACRAIYGSPPALPAGISASEVAERLLDAISEDQPVVQWPLPATMRAGRLAS; from the coding sequence ATGGATCTCTGCGGAAAGTCGCTCGTGGTCGTCGGCGGAACCGGGGAAATCGGGCGCGTGCTCGTACGGGCGCTGGCCGAGCGCGGCGCCCGGCCGCGCGTGATCGGACGCAACACGGTGCAGCTCGAGCAGGTCGCGCGCTTCGCTGAGCGCACCGCGCGCCTCGATCTGCGCGATTCGTTCGCCGCCCGCCGGGCGCTCGCAGAGGTAACCGACGACGCGGGCTGCGACGGCCTTTTGTTGTGCGCGGGCCGAGTCGCGTTCGCCGAAACCGGCAAGCTGCCGGCACCGCTGGTGCGCGAACTATTCGAAGTGAACTTGCTCGGGGCGATCAGCGTGATCGAGGCCGCCTTGCCGCTGATCCGCACGCCGGGGGTCGTCGCCGCGCTGACCGGTGCCGTGGTGCGCACCCGCCCTGCGCGCATGGCGCACTACGTCGCCGCCAAAGCGGGGCTGTCGGCGTACCTCGACGTGCTGCGGCGCGAGCACCGCCGCCGGGGACTTTTGGTCGTCGATGCCCAGCCTCCGCATGTCGAGACCGGCTTCGCTTGCCGCGCGATCTACGGTTCACCGCCAGCACTCCCCGCCGGCATCAGCGCAAGTGAGGTCGCGGAACGGCTGCTCGACGCGATCAGCGAGGATCAGCCGGTGGTGCAGTGGCCGCTGCCCGCCACGATGCGCGCCGGCAGACTCGCGTCCTGA